CCATGGAAGGCGCATAACGTGGCAGATTGAAGGTTACCAGTTTGTCCTCCTCTATCATTCCCTGGATTTGATACGTAAATAACTCGATGAATCGGTTGTCACGATGTCATCAATCGATGTTACTTCTTACCTCTAACACCAAAGCATTCAGGGCCTCAGCTAAGAGTCCCCAGAGGTGTCTCATCTGTCCGTAGGTCGGGCAATTACTTTTCCTGCCTCCAAATGAAATCACCAGTCTGCCTTCGTAGCAGAGTTCTGTATGCCGACACCTGAGAAATTCTGAAAGGTCTCTTCGGAATTGCTGTTGATATGCTTTCACAACCTCCGGTGGGCTTGTCTCTGTAATGTAGATGTTCTTGTTCTTGAGTGAGGCACCCCGTTCGGTGTCGAGTCCTTGAGGAACCTGACGTTTCAGGATAGCTAGAATAAGCTATCAGACAGCAGTATCGACTGCTTCGTATAGTACCGTTTAAGAGGAGGTCAACCTGAGAGAGCCAGTTGAGAGATCCAGAACAATGGCAGAAGTGGACGCTCCGACGTGGGAAAAGCCTGCCGTAGAAGGAGCCCGGCACTCCCACCACGTAGTAGGGCACCAGCAGATTCCCCTTCTCTTGCTCGACCTTCCTCTTGTACTCGCCCAGAGACCGGAAAACGTGATTGAAGTCGTTCCTCGGAAGGTCATTTAAGAAGAACTGGATCTCCGGTGGCTCCTGACGTTCCTGCAGACTTCGTCGTAGGTCGCCGACGACGTGGAGCACCTCGGACATCACCACGAAAGTGTTGGAGCCCGAGGAGCAACCTAAGTCGGCGACCACCATCTTCGCAGGGTGTAGCGACTTGTAAACCCCTCCTATTGCATCGTCCAGCACTGGCTTCGTCAAGAGAAGTGCCTTCTCCTGTGACGCAGTCAGCAAACCATGATCGGATATGGTGAATGCTACGTAAGTATAAGCTTTTAAGTTCATGCAAACAGTTCAAGAGGAACCACCTGAAACTTAGAATTGGAGGCATAGCTGGTTTCCCCAGCCCCTCCAACCATGTGAAGGACTTCTTCCACCCTCATGCTCATGCCTTTCCTAAGAACACGATGGTGCATGGAACGCAGAGCTTTTTGCACGGCAGGACGACTATATATGGTCTACAAGAAGGTATTTAACTGGCTCATTATCCCATAATCAGAACCACAATTAGTTCTTATTACTTGTAATTTGATTATTCCTGATTCTTTTATAGGActttttgttagagctagccctagaaaatttaccaatggtaattttggtaacccaacaaagacaataaaacgaAAAGATAAAAGCAACAAGAACACCAAGAACACGTAATTtacatggttcggtcaattgaccttgaCCTATATTCATGGACAAAAGAGGAGCAAATAATTACTATAaaagagagactattacaaatgccttacgaagatgttcttaggccataaaacacttgaaaatactaaacaagaaaaaacccaaactataagcccaaactatttaactgagtgtggacttaaacccaaagcaaacacttaggtttttcttgtggtgcatctgacttcaaaggccagacccttatttatagttccaataagagataacaagtctgattttcccgatgtaggACTATGGGACTAGCCAAACTAATAAATCTCCacattggcatgtcccaacaaaatttgctccaccttcttcataaaagccccaacggacaatcaccaacaatgaacaccaaccaagtccaagcactgcttgaacttgtaaaccggaagatgcttcgtaagcatatcagttggattgtccttcgtatgaattttcggaataaggacttttccctcagcaatagtatctcatttgcatccaacaatttttttACCAGAAGGCGGCTtcataagatcccaagttctattctgatggagagattcaatttcttcattcatcgcgatcaaccacttagcgaaattatcacaagaaactacatctaagtaggaagtaggctcaccaacttcacttgtttcttctgcaacagacaaagcatatgcaaccaaatttgcatatctttgtggtggtcgaatatttctccgtgatctatccttggctatggaatattgctcttcctctagatcatctttgTCAGTAGATTCcggaccatctactagcattctttgagtagaaaagttcaacttaaaagaatctgaactaccaatctcaagctctatCTGCTTCTGCGcctatttgtacaactagtagattccttcatcaaaagtaacatctcaaatgattataaattttggtgatttgggatcagaacaccataatctgtatcctttcaccctagaagcatacccaaggaaaatacactttttagctcgaggctctaattttccttcatttacatgcatgtatgctggacacccaaaaatttttaaatcagagtaatcagtaggagtacctaaccaaacttcatccggagttttaaagttaagtgccgcagaaggagcgcggttgacaacgtaacagaccatattaatcgcctctacccaaaagtcctttgtcaaccctgcatttgagatcatacaccttgctctctctaagagtgttctattcatatgttcggccacaccattttgttgaggcgtcatcctaacagtgcgatgtcgaacgattccttcatttttgcagaattcatcaaagtcaccttcacaaaattccatgccattatctgttcgaagcttcTTAATATGTTTACTCGTTTGCTTCTAAATCAAAgcattccattgtttaaaggttaaaaaaatatcatttttatgctttagaaaataaatccaaacttttctggaataatcgtcaatgaaagtcaacatatacctggcaccacccttagactgaacataagCTGGACCCCAaatgtctgaatgaatatagtcaagggtaccttttgttttgtgaactatcggagaattgaagctgactcttttctgctttccaaaaatgcaatgttcacaaaaatctagtggcctagtactctgtctgaaagtagaccccttttgctcaatatgctcaaacctttttcactcatataacccaaacgcatatgccataatttggtgatgtcagaatcagacaatgatgatgatgagactgtagttccctacaaaatatataagttatcagacctacaagcttcataacaacaagggcacttctagaaactttcataactccaccttcagctgtgtatttatacCTAAAGGACTCTAGGGTgcttaaagagatgagattcttttttaaatcaggaacatgtctaacattagtgagcgtcctcacaataccatcatacattttaattcggattgtgcctttaccaacaacatcacacacgacattattgcccatcaaaacaattccacaattacaagattcatatgtggaaaacaaatctctattaggacacatgtgataagaacaacccgaatctaaaatctatttatttttagatctcgtcctatcatcagtagcaaagaaaatatttccatcattctcatTAGCTTCTATACTAGCTTCagcagactcagtagttttcttaacaattttttccttttgctttaatttatttttcaatttaaagcaatcaaccttaatgtaccccattttatgataatatctgcactccaaatttctatgtctggatttagatctagatttagatctactactatcaaattctcttttatctgttCTCCCCTTGACAACTAGACCCTCAGATtgatttcctctactttccctagtgatatccctgtctatctactccttagattttagtgcatatttaattttctgatacgaaattgtttcttttccataaatcatagtatcacggaaatgcttaaaagattggggaagagaacacataaGTAAcagagccttatcctcatcatcaatttttgcatctatattctccaaatccataaccaaggaattaaatttatcaagatgtgagagtatagatgtaccttcagtcatccgaagcatatacaaactctacttcaagtagagacaattctctactgtcctcttcatatacaaggctttaagcttgtcccacatactCTTAGTCATAGTCTCCTTAGCTACCTctcgtaaaacctcatcagaaaaatttagaataatgcttgatcgggccttcttattcaTACCCTAAAGATCTTCTTTTGACATactatctggaatgttctcaactccctgtagtgccaaatcaactttgccttgaaccagaatgacctccatcttgagttgtcacatgctgaagttgacatttctatcgaatttctcgacaacaatctttgttattgtcaccgttgccaaaagatcccgaaaccatgctctgataccagtttattAGAGCTAGCCCCATGAAATTTactaaagggtaattttggtaacccaacaaagatattaaagcgaaaagataaaagcgataagaacaccagatttacgtggttcggtcaattgaccttgacctacatccacggacgaaagaggagcaaatcactactataaaagagagactattacaaatgccttaggaagatgttcttaggccataaaacacttgaaaatactaaacaaaaaaaaactcaaactataagcccaaactatttaattgagtgtggacttaaacccaaagcaaacacttaggtttttcttgtggtgcatctgatttcaaagtccagacccttatttatagttccaataagagataacaagcctgattttcccgatgtgggactatgggacttgccaaactaacactttTCTATTCATCATCTTAAAGACATATGTCACTGATGATGTGGTCGTGCATTCTTCGAGAGAAATATAACCACATTAGAGAGGAGGAGTATCGTGGTTAGCCCGTCTCTGAAGAGCTTGCTTGTTAGGTCAGAGGTCAGAAACTTTCAACCCTAGACTTTTAGAATGCTGTAGTCGAGCAACATCCTCCACCGACCGGTAGCATTGTTGCACGAAGACCGTGGTTAACCTGTATCTGAAGACCTTGCTTAATAGGTCAGAAACACACCGATTCTAACCCTGGACTTTTAAGAATGTTGCGGTGGAGCAACATCCTCCACTGATCGGTAGCATTGTTGCAACGGAGCCTACGACCAACAAAACAGGACGTTTATGATCGTATTGTGGCGGTCAACCACCTCTTTAAGTTTGCTTTCGAGAAGCTTTCAGGTTACTTAGCTCTCAGACTCCATAGCCAGCCATCCTTGTAAGTGACTCGTTAAAATTCAATCGAGGCTCCGCTATCGTGTCGTTAGCACAGGTTACAGGAAACCCTAATGGGATGCCAAGTCGAAGATGAACGGACCCTTTTTTGTGCACCTTTTAGTGTTCATCGTGTACTATATAGCTAGCAACAAGACAATAGACATACATTTCAGTGATCCCGGTCCTTCCATaaaggttgcacctcctagcttaAAGCTTGTTGGGCTAAAAGCCCATGAATTCAGTCCATGATGAGCTTTAACAGCCGATAATCTATCCCCTTTAATCTAATCCTAGATCAAATTAGAGGGATATGGGTGGCTACGAAAAGAGTAAGAAAAATTATAGCAGCACAGTGAGAAAAACTGCAGCAACAAAGATCAAATTGCAGCAACAACTTGGTTcaaaaaaaggtagaaaaataagagaaagaaatggaagaaaacaaggacaacgcagagagattaTTCTTAATCATATAGTAGTATTATCATCTtatgttagatcagatctacagtagattcttattgtgattacttggggagaatttaaatattatgcacagtgacatgatcattgtattccagttattctcttataATTGTTGCTAGgactttgggcaagagattgagatttgtatatttattattcttatagtagattatctctagtttgccccgtggcttttacccttcactttggaggggttttctacgtaaatcttggtgtcatatttgattgtgatttttatttaattctgaTGCGTGTTACGGCCTACAAGTATTTATTTCTAtacaaagtttatttctctttatatcccatcaattggtattagagtaaggttgtggtgatttaatttttgtattcaaacatggaggccagtaatgtttctcatatgattagcttgaatggaaacaattggatgatatggaaaccaagaattgtattgtaaagatttatatggacctttgtagggggatagtgcaaaacccacaactatgacagatgatgagtggaagagattagatcgaaaaataattgggtttattcgatagtggctcgatgatagtgtctttcaccatgtttctactgaaagttctacatattctctttggaaaaagttggaaggtctctatgaaagaaaaacagttggcaacaaagctttcttgatcagaaaacttgtaactctgaaatataaagagggtacttctattgctgagcattcgaatgaaatgtagagtatcactaactagttatcctctatgaaaatatctcttgataatgagttgcaagtattgttacttctcagttcattactagaaagttgggagacactagtgattTCCCTCAGTAATTTTGCACCATATGGTGTTATCACAATGAGTCAAATAACAAGCtgtttattgaatgaggagttgagaagaaagaattcaacaacatctcagaatgattcacaggcacttatctcagagaacaaaggaaggtcaaagtccaagGATAGAAGCAATTCAAGCattggtagaagcaagtcaatattaagaaaatatattgtttgctataactatggtgagaaaggatattacaagaatcaatttaagcaacctaagaaaagaaagaaatagaaaaaagaagtggagtctatagagtcaaaagataatattaagctatagtgcagggtagtgattatttgattttgtctcatattttttcttatgtgtgtcaggatcttgagtgggtgattaacacatgtgcttcttatcatactacaccacgaatgaagttttttgctacatacaggtctagaaattttggtgttgtcaagataggCAACTATAGCATGgcaaacatcattggcatgggtgatatctacataaagaccaaccttggctacaagttggtgcttaaggatatgagACATATAGTTgatttgaggctgaatttaatttcagttagaagattagatgatgaagattatgatagcagatttcacaaagggcaatggaagctcagtaaaggttctcttattgtagctaatggaaagaaatgtcacaccttataCAGTTTATAGGGCAAAGCTTATGATAAGCAActgaatgctatagagaaagacttcagcatagagttaTGACATAGGTGattgagacacatgagcgagaaagggctgcaagctctttctaagagaaAGGTATTGTCAGACCTCAGAAGTGCATATTTGAACTCTTGTATtaattgtttggctagtaaacaacatagagtttcatttgttagtcctactttgtctagaaaaatgtatgccttagaccgtgtttatacagatggatGTGGTCATTTGagaacaaaaactcctggtggatctattaATGTTCAT
This DNA window, taken from Musa acuminata AAA Group cultivar baxijiao chromosome BXJ3-7, Cavendish_Baxijiao_AAA, whole genome shotgun sequence, encodes the following:
- the LOC135642936 gene encoding anthranilate O-methyltransferase 3-like, whose translation is MHHRVLRKGMSMRVEEVLHMVGGAGETSYASNSKFQEKALLLTKPVLDDAIGGVYKSLHPAKMVVADLGCSSGSNTFVVMSEVLHVVGDLRRSLQERQEPPEIQFFLNDLPRNDFNHVFRSLGEYKRKVEQEKGNLLVPYYVVGVPGSFYGRLFPRRSVHFCHCSGSLNWLSQVPQGLDTERGASLKNKNIYITETSPPEVVKAYQQQFRRDLSEFLRCRHTELCYEGRLVISFGGRKSNCPTYGQMRHLWGLLAEALNALVLEGMIEEDKLVTFNLPRYAPSMEEVNAVIHGDGLFDVEEAQVFEANWDAFDDSDDDSAAFDSDLSGKNMAKYVRAAVQPLISEQFGDAILDELFSRYAANVSRHLLQQKTKHSVFVISLKKKNESHLAAG